The following are encoded together in the Pseudodesulfovibrio indicus genome:
- a CDS encoding zinc-ribbon domain-containing protein: MITCTKCGGKNSDDTRFCARCGNKLQSSRKAGPDAPPPEEPLEPFAHQGLSPDLLRALKRMAEAWVYLLLLGTVAAGCAFYEVWWPLYPAVALLGLLIRLRRI, translated from the coding sequence GTGATCACCTGCACCAAATGCGGAGGCAAGAACTCCGACGACACCCGGTTCTGCGCCCGGTGCGGCAACAAGCTCCAGTCCTCCCGGAAGGCTGGGCCGGACGCGCCGCCCCCGGAGGAACCGCTTGAGCCGTTCGCCCACCAGGGATTGTCCCCGGACCTCTTGCGCGCCCTGAAGCGCATGGCCGAGGCCTGGGTCTACCTGCTGCTCCTCGGCACCGTGGCTGCGGGCTGCGCCTTCTACGAGGTCTGGTGGCCCCTCTACCCCGCCGTGGCCCTGCTCGGCCTGCTCATCCGGCTGCGCCGGATCTAG
- a CDS encoding DNA-binding protein: MTMTHKEELKKKGYTRYRGAVDASVYEYFNCDRSWKAEWYLKKGHYRCCGCKERCETRDPEGFQLFLDLG; the protein is encoded by the coding sequence ATGACCATGACGCACAAGGAAGAGCTGAAAAAGAAAGGATACACCCGGTACCGGGGCGCCGTAGACGCCTCGGTGTACGAGTATTTCAACTGCGACCGTTCGTGGAAGGCCGAATGGTACCTCAAGAAGGGGCATTACCGCTGCTGCGGGTGCAAGGAGCGGTGTGAAACCCGCGACCCCGAGGGGTTCCAGCTCTTCCTCGACCTAGGATAA